Within Spinacia oleracea cultivar Varoflay chromosome 4, BTI_SOV_V1, whole genome shotgun sequence, the genomic segment cgcaggcttggcgcggcccatgagctgttgtcttgcttgcagcttggcgcggcccatggggctgctgccttgcttgtagcTTGGCGCGGCCTTATGGCTGCGGCCTTGCTCGCAGGGCGCGGCCTCATGGCTGCTGCCCTGCTCGTAGGCGCGGCCCATGGTACTgcctttgcttgtcgagcgatgggccgactcgcttgccggctagtcgctcgtcgagcttccgattcgttttccggttatggaattcatttccgtttcgaacaaatatttacgtttccgttaatatttccgattccgaaaataatttccttttccgacaatatatccgattccggtaaaatttccttttccgacaatatttccggttccggcaatatttctatttccgatcatattttccgatacgagccatgtttccgtttccggcaacatctacgatttggataatatttatatttccgtcatgaaccgtatttccgtttccggcaatatcatcatttccggagtattattTACTcttgccttttgatgatttcagctcccactggaaccgagatccgtcgtttccgaatgttcataaatggagtacttaatgaataatatattcacttaaatacttgatccgttcacgtactatttgtgtgaccctacgggttcagtcaagagtaagttgtggattaatattattaattccacttgaactgaagcggcctctagctaggcattcagttcacttgatctcactgaattattaacttgttaattaataccgaaccgcatttatagacttagcattaaatgcatacttggaccaagggcattatttccttcacctctaGTCGTTGCACACTGCTGTTGTTGCTTCCCTCGCGCGCATCGCACCCAGCACCCGCAACCCTCGTGTTCTCTCTCTCGCCCTTTGTCCCTCGGCGCTGCTGCACAGGCCTCGCGCCTCCTCTCTCCTCGTCAAAGCTCCACACAGCCTCACCCCACTGCCGAGTGCTGCTGCTTCCTTGTCGCATCTCGCGTCGCACACCCGCACACACATAAGCACTCGTGTGTGTGCCGCGCACCATGCTCCGtatattttgttcctttttcgcCCGGTCACATTTAATTCGTGATCGTACCGTGCTAGAGGCcggtttggtataattctcttcttcctaacttattctatttaaaattatgttttaaattattggattttgattgattattatgctgggattggttatgaacaccaaagttgaggattttgatgattagattattgaggatgattttaattatagtagttgtaattttcagatttgatatacatattaaagcttcattttttattagttttaatggttttaatacAAACTATGATTAGGGTTTTGATGtaaacctaatgactcattgattagcataattagatgaagattttaattgtgataatcaattataattttcagattcgttttaAGACTAAAAGTAtcaatttttaatggttttaagcattaaattaattagggttttaaacgattaattagaactattattttattaacgaACGataaatttctaattaattcaagtgttttaaaactaaacaaagttgctggaaatttaatgaacatgggtaataattgaatttcattattttaatgacATGAGGATTTTTGTAATTTAGAGGCTTGAATCTCAAAGTGGCCCTCGTACTTAGATATACAAAGTACGTacatgtctagggtgaccaccgttTTCAAAAGTATTCATGTGATGTTATATTATTGTGATTCTTGTGACttggattattatggattcatgtttgatgtggtgAACGAACATGTtgtattattatggattcatgtttgatgtcgTGAACAAGCATGCTGGATCATTGTGGAACTATGGTTtttattgaacaagcatgttgtgattatttatgatcgttgaatttaatgtcaagcatgttgttcaagtattATATGCATGTGTGggtatttcacatgcaagggattatTTTAATGCTATTGTACGTAATGTCTAGCTAAAAATTCTGTAAAGTTCGTCGACCTCCGACGACTAAAAAACCTTAGATAAATATATATCGTTAGATTATGTTGATTAGATCCTAGCCatccatcattttttttttgttaagtcTTGTTTGGTTACAAAGTTAAGgggtatttaatttatttttaaattaccGAAATTATTCGTAATGACATCATCGCCGACAATCACCGTAACCGTCGGTCATCACTACCATCACCGCCGGCCATCATCACCGCCAGCAACCACCATCACCGCCGGCCACCATAACCGCCGGCCACCAACCACATCGTCGGCCACCCTCATTCGACCACCATCATCCAGCAACCGACCACCATTATAATCGCCGGCAACCACCAACATCATCCCGGCCACTACCATCACCGCCGGCCACCATCATCCACATCACCGACCAtctaattttataattaattaaatactaatcttttttaattttataattaattaaataataatcttttttaattttaagtaaataacattttagtttttaaaaatattattgttatttatccGACTAATTTTGacatatatttaaaaaaattatcaaatataattttataatcGATCTTtaccgaatttttttttaattaaatttgattttatttgataCGGTATTGGATAATTATTACCgaaagttttttaaaaaaacagattttatttgataCGATGTTATATAATTATTACCGAAATTAAAATAGATTCTGATATTAtagaataatatttattttttagatattctttaattgatttagtatcttaattttcctaaattgatgccttatatttctttattgattttcctaaataaaaaaaaaaatcagattttatttgattaccaaaataaaaatagattttattttttttagggatAAAATAGATTCTGATATTATAGAAGAATAATTTTTTTAGAtattctttaattgatttagTATCTTAAGTTTCCTAAATTGATGTCTTAGATTTCGTTATTGATACTAAATCTGAATTACAAGATACCGTATATCAGAAttatattagttaataattgttaccgaaattgttaacaaataaaatctaaacaaataaaatctgaattATTAacgaaattttaaaaaaaattgccgaaataaatattatcaaaataaaaatagattttgaTACCATAAATCTAAATTACACTcactctcttgattctcttgtttctaaagttatttaaatcttttatttattcccaattcagtaactcctaattaataaactgtAATTCCAAAAGAATTTGGTAACTCCATAAAATAATTGGGAGGTcctaacatatatatatatatatatagatttatttataattaaagggtcacattagataaggaaatgcttagaataataaataagcaatgccTGACGAACCAGCCGATATTTGATCCATTCAatacattaaaccctgttaaaTTATCTTacacgacccaaaggggtttgcTTATTTAATATCatgaaaacggtaacgcaagtaagtaaatagagtgtccgacaTTACCGATCTTTTGCaacaatcaatctcttgattctattacttccaaagttatttaaatctttatTTTTCCATATTTATTAATTCCTAATGAATAAACTGGACAAGATTGCTTATGTCATGTAAAGAGTAACGCAAGAGAGTAAATAGGTTATCCAACACATCcgtaatatatttttttcctttttttaatttttatttttggtaacAATTACCAAATATAGGATTatattaaatttgattttttattatttccttaAAATTTACAGAATATaggattaaattaaattaaatttgtttttaaAAATTTCGGTCCATATTACAGAATATCGATCAAATTAAATTTGCAACTTTTTCATTTCGGTAAAATTTACAGAATATAggattaaaataaattagaatttttttaaaaacatttcGGTCTAATTTAAGTACAAAATTAGTTTTTggtaaaaaagttaaaaaattataatattattcaatTAGATTTAGTCTCAATATATAAAGATATCAGATAAACGCTATCTTGTCAATGATTTAGTATCTATTTAGGAAAATTAGGAGACTAAATAGGAGAATAAATCTTAGAGAAtatctaaataaataaatattattctCCATTAAATAAGGGAAAATATCCGATGGAGCAAATCAGATATACGGTATACCATCAtcaacaaataaaatctgatttttaaaaaaaaaaatcgggaaaacttattgaattaaatttgataatttttttaatatatgtcAAAATTAGATAATATCGGATAAATGacaataatattttaaaaaactgAACGGTTATTTACTTATAATTAAAtaagattattatttaattaattattaaataagattattatttaattaattattaaattaaattatttaattaattcggtTTAGggtttatatgaacttattttttctaatctaACCTAATCTAATAAACGAAAAGACTTAGCTAGTACCAATAACGGTAAAGGTCGTCAACTAGTACCAGCTAGTACCAATTATAGAATACCTGGAAAAAAAATGTAATTGATTTAGTATAAATCAGGTAAACGATATCTTGTAAATGATTTAGTATTAATAATGTAATCTAAGGAatcaatttaggaaaattaGGAGCCTAAATAGGAGACTAAATCAATTagagaatatatatttttatttcggtaataaaataaaatctgattttttaaaaaaaatatcggtaacaatcaaataaatttcagtaacaatcaaataaaatctcggtaacatataagataagattttttttaacataagaAAAGATTCTTTTTAAAAACATTTCGGTAACaatatctatttttatttcggtatccctaaaaaaaaattcaaaatctatttttatttcggtaatcaaataaaatctgattttttttatttcggtaattttttttcaaatttcgataacaaatcagattttatttgtaaacaatttcggtaacaattattaactaatatatTTCAGATATACGGtatcaaaatatatttttattttggtaatcaaataaaatctgatattttttatttcggtaacTTTTTCAAATATTTCGGTAACAATTCAAATTTTATTTCCTCGGATTTTATTTGTTATTAacgaaataaaaatagattttggtaactccaaaaaataattaagaggtcctaacacacacacacacacacacacacatatatatatatatatatatatatatatagagtgTCCGAACGTACCGATATTTGGCAAGACTCGCTCTCTTTATTCTCTTACTTCCGAAGTTAATTAAATCTTCatgattcccaattcagtaactcctaattcataaactggaattccaaaagtatttggtaactccaaaaaataattagaaggtcctaacataaatatttagatttattaataattaaagggtcgcattagataaggaaatgcttaaaataacaAATAAGCAATACCGTGAcaaacttgccggtatttgattcgttcgatatattaaaccctgttaatttatctaacacgacccaaaggggtttgtttatttaatttcatgtgaACGGAAACGCAAATAAGTAAACAGAGTCTCCGAAATTACCGATCTTTTGCAataatcaatctcttgattctcttacttccaaagttatttaaatatttatgaTTCCAAATTCAATAACTACCCATTAATAAAGTGGatttccaaaagtatttggtaactccaaaaaataattaggaggtcctaacatatatatatatatatatatatatatatatatatatatatatatatatcacctCCGTCATTTTCACGAATCTCTCCTCAATtatctcctccttcctctcacatttttttctctctcctccatgaACTCTGATTTCTAATCAACTGTTCTTCatttgcttatttattattctaagcatttccttatctaatatatatatatatatatatatatatatatatatatatatatatatatatatatatatatatatatatatatatatatatatatatatatatatattaataaataaagggtcgcattagataaggaaatgcttagaataataaataagcaatgccGTGACGAACTAGCcgatatttgattcgttcgatacattaaaccctgttaaatcacacacacacaacacacacacacacacacacacacacacacacacacacacacacacgcacacgcacacgcacacgcacacgcacacacacacacacacacacgcacacacgcacacacacacacacacacacgcacacacacacacacacacacgcacacacacacgcacacacacacgcacacacacacacacacacacacacacacacacacacgcacacacacgcacacacgcacacacacacacacacacacacaccacacacacacacacacacacacacacacacacacacacacacacacacgcacacacgcacacacacacgcacacacacgcacacacgcacacacacacacacgcacacacacacacacgcacacacacgcacacacacacacgcacacacacacgcacacacacacgcacacacacacacacacacacacacacacacacacacacacacacacacacacacacacacacacacacacacacacacacacacacacacacacacacacacacatatatatatatttataaataaagggtcgcattagataaggaaatgcttaaaataataaataagcaatgccgtgacgaacttgccgttatttgattcgttcgatagattaaaccctgttaatttatctagcACGACCCAAAGAAGTTTGGTTAGTTAATTTAATGTGAACGttaacgcaaataagtaaatagagtgtccgaaattaccgatattttGCTACACTcactctcttgattctcttacttccgaagttatttaaattttaattattcccaattcagtaactcctaattaataaactggaattccaaatgtatttggtaactccaaaaaataattaggaggtcctaacataaatatttagatttattaataattaaagggtcgcattagataaggaaatgcttaaaataataaataagcaatgTCATGACGAACAAGCCGATATTTGATTCATTCGATAAattaaaccctgttaatttatctaacacaacccaaaggggtttgtttatttaatttcatgtgaacggaaacgcaaataagtaaacagagtgtccgaaattacaGATCTTTTACAACAATCAATATCTTGATTCTTTTACTTCcaaagttatttaaatctttattattccctactcagtaactcctaattaataaagtggaattaaaaaagtatttggtaactccaaaaaataattaggaggtcctaacatatatatatatatatatatatatatatatatatatatatatatatatatatatatatatgataaggaaatgcttaaaataattaataagcaatgtcgtgacgaacttgccggtatttgattcgttcgatacattaaaccctgttaatttatctaacacgacccaaaggggtttgtttatttaatttcatgtgaACGGAAACGCAAATAAGTAAACAGAGTGTCCGAAATCACCGATCTTTTGCAACAATCAATAtcttgattctcttacttccaaagttatttaaatctttattattccaaattcagtaactcctcattaataaagtggaattccaaaagtatttggtaactccaacaaataattaggaggtcctaacataaatatatatatttattaataaataaagggttgcattagataaggaaatgcttagaataataaataagcaatgccGTGACGAACTAGCcgatatttgattcgttcgatacatttaACCCTGTTaaattatctaacacgacctaaaggggtttgtttgcttatataatttcatgtgaacgttaacgcaaataagtaaatagagtgtccgaaattaccaaTATTTTGCTacactcgctctcttgattctcttacttccaaagttaattaaatctttATTATTCCCGATTCAgaaactcctaattaataaactggaattccaaaagtatttggtatctccaaaaaataattaggaggtcctaacataaatatttagatttattaataattaaaaggtcgcattagataaggaaatgcttaaaataataaataagcaatgccATGACGAACTAGCCGGTATTTGATACGGtcgatacattaaaccctgtaaatttatctaacacgacccaacgggattttcttatttaatttcatgtgaACGGAAACGCAAATAAGTAAACAGAGTGTCGGAAATTACCGATCTTTTGCaacaatcaatctcttgattctcttacttccaaagttATTTAATTCTTTATTATTCCCTACTCAGTAACTACTAAATAAAAAACTGGAATTcccaaagtatttggtaactccaaaaagtAATTAGGAGTTcctaacatatatatatatatatatatatatatatatagatttatttataactgaagggtcgcattagataaggaaatacttaaaataataaataagcaatgtcgtgacgaacttgccggtatttgattcgttcgatagattaaaccctgttaatttatctaacatgACCCAAATGGGTTTGGTTAATTAATTTCATGTGAACGttaacgcaaataagtaaatagagtgtccgaaattaccaaTATTTTGCTACACTCAttctcttgattttcttacttcctaagttatttaaaatttaattgttcccaattcaataactcctaattaataaactagaattccaaaagtatttggtaactccaaaaaataattaggaggtcctaacatatatatatatatatatatatatatatatatatatatatatatatatatatgtatatatatataaagggtcgcattagataaggaaattcttagaataataaataagcaatgcTGTGACGAACTAGCcgatatttgattcgttcgatataGTCAACCCTGTTaaattatctaacacgacccaaaggggtACGCTTATATAATTTCTtgaaaacggtaacgcaaataaataaatagagtgtccgaaataACCGAATTTTTGCAACACTgactctcttgattctcttacttccaaagttaattatttaaatctttgtgattcccaattcagtaactcctaattaataaactggaattcCCAAAGTATTCGGTAACTCCAAAAAACAATTAAGAGGTgctaacatatatatatatatatatggagttgactatatatatatatatatatatatatatggagttgaatatatatatatagagttgACTATATAAATATGGagttgaatatatatatatataggtttatttataatgaaagagtcgcattagataaggaaaaagcttaaaataataaataagcaatgtcgtgacgaacttgtCGGTATTTGATACGGTCGATATATGAAACCcggttaatttatctaacacgacccaaaggggtttgcttatttaatttcatgttaACGGAAACCCAAATAAGTAAacagagtgtccgaaattaccgatctTTTGCaacaatcaatctcttgattctcttacttccaaagttatttaaatctttatTAGTCCCTACTCTGTAATTCCTAATTAAAAAACTGGAATTCCCAAAGTATTttgtaactccaaaaaataattaggagctGAGGTCCTAACATTTAataaagggtcgcattagataaggaaatgcttagaataataaataagcaatgtcgtgacgaactagccgatatttgattcgttcgatagattaaaccctgttaatttatctaccACGACCCAAACGGGTTTggttatttaatttcatgtgaatgttaacgcaaataagtaaatagagtgtccgaaattaccgatattttGCTACACTCACTctcactacaaaaaaacgcggCACATTGTGACGCTTTCTGGGTCAAATTGCGACGGAAAATTGTGTCGCAATTTCACATAGCGACGCTTTGAGAGAGGGTcgctattttcattgccgctatttaccgacgctttagagcgtcacaatttgcaaaatatcTATGTATTTCGCCGCCACTATTTGGGATATAGGGACTCTATAGATAGTCGCAATATTTAGACTGCaaaaagcgtcactatttgcaCGCTTATAGACACATTTCTCAgccactataaaccatatagagacGCTTTAGACACCCGAAATATATAGACTCTCATTAGAGTCCCTATATGTTTACTTTCGTTCAAGTTCTCctcattccctccaaaataatttagaccctttggagcgtcacaatttgcatcatattatttttcatatatacataataatttagacactttggagcgtcacaatttgcatcatattttttttcatatatatatatatacataaattaatctaaaatcatgaattatctataaaaatatatatcgaccatagataatcataatcaaatacaaGTATTAACTTACTACGTACATTATCTTAaagcaatatatatatatatatatatatatatatatatatatatatatatatatatatatatatatatatatatatatatatatatatatatatatatatataacgtcATGCTATGAtatacattaaattaattagcAGAGTCTAGTCAAACTGGAATAAAAGcgatattttaaaacaaaaataactttctaactggcattatcattttttctacaagatagtccaaaactaaataaaaacaacttcctggctacgaacaaactaattaccaagtaaacctatcTTTATGCTAGCGTAGCTTCAAGATAACGTGTTCATCTCTTGATCTACATTTTACTATtaccacttgaatcatcaataatctgcaaagaaaatttaatatgTCAAATATATATACAAAGCATGATGAACATATTTTAAAATCAAGGGAAAATTAACAGTAATCCTAACCAGGCTTGATCCTAACTACTAGAGGACTTCTCAAAATAATACTAACTATTAATCGCCCCTTCCCAAATAGTTCTAAGCTTGTAGCATGTGGCTTTGGTGGTTCAGCTATTAATCTCTAGGCAGCAACACAAGTCTCAGAATATTTCAGCAGATAGTCTAGAAAACCAAATAGGTTTGGTCAGATGGAAAAACGATATCTTAGAGAAATTTTACATTTTATAAGCTAATAACAGTACAAGGGAGCACTACAAGCAATCAAAAGGATTTTAAGCAGGTTGGTAGGTTGACAATTTAAACCAAATAGACAATGTAGAAAAGGACTGTTACCAGGATGATAACTCCTTTGGTCTATTAAGTTGATGTACACATGCCTCTGATGGAGACTTGGAATGTACAAGCCGCTGAAACTTGTCCGACAATTCTTGATAAGGTTGAATCTCTGATGGGTGTACACGAAGAATTGCAGTCTTTTAGTGCTCCATCTTTACTTCTGAACAATTTAGGTTCTCCTGATTTCATTGAAATATGCAAATAAAAATTACAGCTGAAAATATAACAAACGTTTCTGCAACCCAAGAACTTATACAACATACTTCAATTGCTGAAATTGCTGCTTCCCTGCAGATCGAAGATATGTCAGCACCAGTACAACCTTCAGTGAGATGAGCCAGCTCGCTTACATCAACATCAAAACCGCAAGGCATTTTACGCAAATGAACATGAAATACGTCAACACGATCTGTTTCACTAGGGGGTCCAACATATAGGAGTCGATCAAACCACCCTGTTCAATAACCGGGTCCAAAATCAGGAAAATATTTAAGAAGTTGGTAACATGCaggataaagaaaaaaaaaagtaaatttaaCCAAAAAAATTACTCATATTTGTGTATCAAAGAGAGCCGCAGAAGATCACCTGGTCTAAGAAGGGCAGGATCAATCTTGTCAGGACGATTTGTAGCAGCAATAACAGTAACATTAACTCTTCCATGTAGACCTAGAAGAAAGCAGGTCTTCTTAGGGTTCCAGACATCATATGACatgaataagaaaaaacatTTTCGGACCATACATAAGTCTAGTTTGCTTCACTTTTAATTGACACAATTTCCATCATTGCACCATGCCACCACTTAACATGAGGGGGCCTTAAATATACTCCAAGATTGTAGATATCTTCACATGGTTCTTTCAAGTTCACTAATAGATATTGAGTGTAAAATAAGGAAACAATCCAGTTCCAATAAGAATGCAAACCCAAAGGAAAACTGAAGAAAGGCGTAAGGGTACAGATTAAAGAAAGCAACAAAACAGCAAGAAGACAACAGAGGGTAAATAGCTAAAACAGCTTTACGACAAAGTAACACTTCCAATCTATTAAATAATGATACTGCTACTAGACCCACAAATAGCTTACCATCCAATTCAACCAAAAGTTGACTCATGACCCTATCTGCAACTGAAACACCATCACTTTCCTTTCCACGGATGACAACAAGATTGTCTATTTCATCAAAAAATATAACTGATGGCGCGTTAGCTCTTGCTTTGGCAAAAAGAGATCTAACAGCCTTCTCAGATTCATCAACCCACTTGCTGAATAACTCTGGACACTTGACAGCCAGAAAATTCAGTCCTGCCTCAGAAGCTACAGGACGGGCCATGAGCGTTTTGCTGCATCCAGGGGGGACCAAACAACAACACTCCTGTTGGTGGGCAGGTTCCAATTCGCTCGAATGCATCCTGGTGCTTTTGAGGCCACTCAACAGCTTCCATCAATTGTGCCTTCACTTCCCATGTCCACCCATCTTCCCACTTGACCCAAGGGATCTCAAGAGTTACCTGCAGAAGAAGAATGTAAAAAAGGAAAGAGATTAAACCATACTTCATACAATACTTTGGGGGTTGAATTATAAAGACCAAAAGAGATTGATTGTAAAAATGTATATGATTTAGACTCACATGACCTTCTTTCTGCTAAAAGCAGCAGGCAGCTCCCTCGACCATTActcaactttctctctcataacaACCCCATGGTACTATAGAATTTTACCGGCGCATAAATCATATTATATAAT encodes:
- the LOC110780878 gene encoding uncharacterized protein, with the protein product MSYDVWNPKKTCFLLGLHGRVNVTVIAATNRPDKIDPALLRPGWFDRLLYVGPPSETDRVDVFHVHLRKMPCGFDVDVSELAHLTEGCTGADISSICREAAISAIEIIDDSSGNSKM